Within Halostella limicola, the genomic segment AGTCGCTGGGCGATCGTACGCGGACAAATTCCTCTTTCCACCGGGAGCCGGATTCCTGATGCCACAGCATTACGCCCCGCGTCGCGACCACGACCGCGACGAGCGCCGTGATCTCCATCGGGCCGCTGCGTTCGATGAGCACGGCCAGCGACGGCGCGATGCGCTCTCCCGTCCCGATTGCGAGTGACCCGGTTCCCCAGACTGCCCCGTACCAGGGCGCTTGGACGACCTCGATGACATAGCCCATCGGTGTGTTCACCGACCGGAGCGTGTTCGCACCGACGGCGATTAGAGAGACGCCAACGTTCCACCCGAACAGCCACAGGAATTCTCGCGTGATACTCCCTGCGTATCCAGCGGCTGCGCCCGGGTTCCCGCCGCGTAACAGCCCTTGGGGGAGGAAGAAGTAGCTGAGGACCCACGCCGCCGTGAACACGCTCGCGACGACGATCCACAGGGAGACGAACCGGACAAGGACCGTGTCGTGATTGACGTACCGCCCGATTCGCTTTGACATCAGACCGACCAGCCGGGTCGCGTTCGACGCCGCCATACGGACAGGCATCGTGCTCTGCTGACAAATACATTAACGAGCAGGACGGGCAACGCCAAGCGACTGCCCAGCACTGATGGCAAGGGCGACAACGGCGATTGCGAGCATCATAACGAGAAGTCCGAACCCGAGGGGTGTCGTCGCACCCGCGGCACCACCGACCGGATAGTAATTCAAGAGTGCGTTGGCGCCCGCGTGCAAGAGAATCGCTGGTAGGATGCGTCCGTCGACCCAGTTCGTGAGCCACGTCAATAAAATCGAAAGTTCGACGAGCTGGAACAGGTAGAGACCGAGTGGGAGCGTGTGTTGGATGGTACCTGGAATGAACACTAGCGGAAGGTGCCACCCGGCCCAGACGACGCCAACGAGGAGTCCAGCCGTGAGGGGACTGTAGGCTTCTTGGTGTGCCGGTAGGAGGTACCCGCGCCGACCAGGTTCCTCGAGCCCGCCGCCGAACAGGAGTGTTCCTGGGGGTGTCGACCCGGTCTCGCTGATCGCCCACACACCCCAGAGCGACCACGAGATGGCGTACGTGAGGGCGGTGTACCCGAGGAGTGTCGCTCGAGCCGACCAGTCGTCGACAGCGACAGCGTGCGAACGTGACGGCATTCGATCACACCCGGCGGTTCGGGGACGCGATCGTCGTCACGCCGGGACTGTAGTAGTGTACGGGCTCGGTTTCGGGGTGGGCGAACCCATTGGCCTCGAACAGCGTGTTGGTCTCGATAGCTGGGTCGGCCTCGTACAGCGGCCACGACTCGTGGTCGATGGCTGCGTACCGGAGCGAGCCGTCTTGTGCCTCCGTGTAGTACCGGTAGCGCTCGGTGAGGAACGCTTCGAGCGAGCCCGACTGTACGTCGAGTGCCGGGCTGGATGGACCGTAGGTCCCCTCGAAGTGGACTGGGCGAGCGCCGGGATGCAATCGTCTGCTCCGAAACCAGACATCGCCGTTGACTTCGGTGAGCGAACAGCGCGCGTAATAGTACGGGAGGTGGTGGAAGAGGCGTGCGCCGACGACGCCGATGGTGCCCTGGGCGTCGAGGCTGAAGAAGTACACGCCGTCGTGGCCGCCCTGAGTAACGTATGTCCGGAGGTTGAGTTCGGGGAGCGGGAATCCGCAGCCGTCAGGGACCCACGTCGGATGGACGTCGACGTTCGTGAACGGGACGACGGAGAGCCACGCGTCGTCGTCGTACGTATCGACCGTGAGTGACGACGGAAGGTGTGGGTCGAGGAGGTCGGGATCGACGGGCCAGTTCGCGAATAGGACGTGCCGCCAGCCCATGTGAATCGATGTCACTATCGCCTAGACACCTCGATTCGGGTACTCGAGTGGGGAAACGCTGTGTACATGGCTAGGTCCCTCCGGGAATGGTGACAGGCTCGAATCGCTGAAGGCCGAAGTACGTGTTCAGGACAGCACCGACCCCGACCACAGCGACGGCGAGTTGCGCGATTCCGCCGAGGTACGGCACGAGCCCAAAGAGCTCGAGGCCGAGTAGGAACACGGCGATCCCTGCGAGCGTCGCGACGCCGTCGCGTTCGATCGGGAAGCGCGTCCCGATGAGGTACCCGAACACTGCCTGGCCGTAGAGGATGACGAGGAACTCGGCAAACAGCCCGATGATCGCGAGCGGGAGCAGGATAAGGGTGAATGCCATGTAGACGAAGAGGACGAGGAGGGTCGTTGTGCCGAGGCTGCCGACGACGCCGCTGACGAGCGCGTGCTCGGTGATGGCCGCGCCGACGTTCTCGATGACGAGTGGGTGCCGCTCGACGAGCCACCATCCGAACGCGCCGAGGAGGAGGAACTGCAGAAGGAACCCTCCGACCCGCTGTGCGGGCGAACTCGACGGGGTAGGTGCCTCGAATCGCGAGATCTGCCCGACCGATGCGTCGGAGTTGACTGCAGCGGATCCCGAATACGTCTGGACGGTACCGCTCACAGTCGCGCCATCACGTACCGAGAGATTTCCGTTGAGGAGCGTCACGTCGCCGTCGACCGTCCCGTCGATGGCTGCGGTGCCACCGATCACGTAGACGTCGCCCTCGACGATGGCGTCACCGGGAACGGTGGTGGTCCCGCCGGCGACGACGTGGACGTCAGCGAGTGAATCGACGTCGTTTTCGCCCTGGAACGTCACGGACATCTCCTGGATGTCGCCGCCCCCGATGGAGATCATGAGGAGGACGACGATGAGAAGCGGGATGGCTTCCGTCGGGCTCATACGCTCGCACCTCCGTTCTCGCGAGCGAGTTCAACCATCCGTCTGGCGTATAGGCCGACTGCGAGTCCGAACAAGAGGAGCAGGGAGAGCGCCTGCACCACGTTCAGATGTGAGAGGAGCGTGAGGTCGGCCGCCTGGAAGTACAGCGCGAGCGCGGTGCTCGAGAACGTGGCGAGCCAGCCGGCGACGCCGATCCCGATCGCAGAGTGCGTGCCGATCGTCTCGGGTGTCGAGAGGTCGGGCCAGAGCGCGAAGTTCAGCGTCGTGTAGAAGCTCACGGCGATCGCGTACAGGGCGGGATTCAGGGGTGAGGTACCACTACCCGCGATCGTGGGGAACACCTCGACGATTCGCAGGTCGGACGTGTACATGATGTGCGTGAGGGCGAACAGCGCGAACGTCCAGAGGAAGACGCGCGAGAGCGAGTAGTTCGCGTAGACGACGCCAGCCATCACCGCACCGACGACGTGTGCGACGGCGATGAATAGGCGCGTCGAGAGGTTGGGCGACTGCCAGGAACTCAGCAGGAGCGATGACGTGTCGATGATGCGGAGAAACCCGAGGCTATCGATGAAGAAGACGCCGAACATCAAGACAACCGGGACGACGAAGGCTAGACTTCGCGCCCGAATTGGATTTCTGTGGCAGAATCGACCCGTGCCGTACGTCTCGTATTGCGTTCCAAGAGCGTCGAGGATCGCATCGAGACGATCGACGCGGACGAACGACAAGACGGCCAGCACGACGATACCTGGTGCCATCGCGACGACCATTAACTGACTGAAGACGTCGATCGACCAGGAGAGCGGAATCACATTCGCGAAAAAATATGCGATCGCCGTGATCGCCGCAGCGACGTACCCTCGGTCCGGTACCGGCACGAGGTCAATCGCGAGCGAGAACGAGACCGGAAATCCAATACCGAGTCCGATTGACGCCAGGATGATCCATGCACCAAAGGCGGGCATGGTTCGAATTATCGGGGCGACGAGTGTGAGTACGAACTGGACACAGACCACGCCGAGCAGGAGCCGGAGCTTCGTCCGGAGGTCAGTGCTCCACCCGTGGCGGTCCATCGTCACACCGGTCGTGACGGCGACGACGAGTGTGCAGAGCGCGAGCGCCGCCATCCACATCGAGACGGCTGTCTCGGACAGACCAACGAGGCGCGTGCCGAGGTCGATGAGTCCGAGTTGAACGAACGTGATGTTGTAGTAGTAGCCGGCGACCATCAGCGCGATGAAGATGCCGTATCCGGATACTGTCGTCCACCGTTGTTTTCGGATGTGTGTTCCAAGCTCCATTCCCATCCCGACGTTCTTGATATGTCGTGGGAATGCTCTCCTCATAAATTTGTGCCACGGTGATTCGTGGAGGGGCTGCGGGATCTACTGCAGTCAGAGCAGCGTGACTTGTACGAGCGATAGTGTTACCAAGGGGACGTGGAAGGCGGCGTGGGCCACCATCGCCGCTTCGAGGCTTCGCTGCCAGTACAACCACCCAAAGAGGACGCCTGCGATCGCGTTCAGCAGAATCGTCCGGGCGACGAGTGCCGGAGTTAGATCGACGGACTGAGCGAGCGCCGGGAGATGACCGATCCCGAACAGCACTGCAGAGATTACGATCGCGACCCACATGACTCCCGATCCGGGACCGTCCGACGGACGACCGCTAAGTACCCAGCCGATGAATGCGAGCCCCGACATGAGTCCATATCTGAGCAGTAGCTCCTCCGTGATGCCCCCGTAAAGGAATCGAACCTGGGCATACGCGATGACGTTCATCATAGTCACGTCGGTCACCCCGCTTGCGGACTGGGGCAAGTCCTGAGCGACGAACGGCGCCAGCGCGACATCGAGAAGCAGAATCAGTAGGCCTCCGATGACGCCGAAGCCGACAGCAAGTCGAACCTCGGGCCGGAGGCGTCGCCAGAAGTCGTCGCCTGTCTTCACCCAGTCGATAAGGTACGATGGCAGCTCTACTCGCGGGGCGGTATACGTACCGACCAGACACGCGACGGCGAGCAGGAGAAGTGAGTTGACCCCGGCAGACACAGCCAGTAGTGGAAGCGATAGTCCGGCCGGAACGGCTGTCGGCGGTGTCGTGAGATAGATATACCCACTAAGGGCGAGGATTCCAGGCGTACCGGCAAGCAGTGTCACGCCGAACCGCTTTGCGAAGGATGCGGTCCGATCGGATGGAGACATACCGGTGACGAATATTGGCACCGAAAAAATAGTTGTGTCACCTCTGTCTCTCCCGCGATTAGCGTCTCGGATGTGACTTATCTAACCTATCGCTGACCGACTCTCAGTAGAGCTATTCTTGAAACGGCTGATAAGTAGTTCGGGTATGTGTAGTAGATGATTGTCGCTCATTTCACCACACAAGCGATGAAGCGGCTGTTAGGTGAGTATGCGTATCGATTACTCACCAATATGCGAAAGCTTGGTACCTAAAGCTCTTGACTGCTACCTCCAAAAGTGGATTTTCATCGCCTGCAAGGCTATTGGCCGGATCACTCCACCTTCGAGATTGATCGTAGCGTTTGGAAGAGAAACATCATGCTCTTCCGCATATACGACCACTGGTTGAATGTCCCGATCAGGTAGACATCAATAGTGGGGTTATACACCATGAATGCACTACTCGCCCCGAGTCCACCCCACGAGTGGAATCGTTTGAGAAACGGCAACGGACGGATACGGACGACGCCGTAGCCGTAGTCGATTCCTTGCCACAGTTTGTTCCACTGTAGCATCTCCTGTAGCGTTTCCTCGGATACGAGTTCTCCCTCGACCAAGGCTTGATGGAACCGGAATAGTTCTTCTGCGGTGTTCACTGTCTGTCCACCGGCATAGAAGGCGCTCAACGAGGGTACATCATCCACATCGATTTTCTTTTCGTCGATGTAAAACGGGGCTGGGGGAAGCCCGCTGTCTACAGCGGGTTCCGAGAACGGCGGTAAGTACGAATGCTCCATCTCCAACGGATCAAAGAGGAACTCCTCCAGCGCCTCGTGATATGGTTGGCCGGTCACGCTTTCGATGATCAACCCGAGCAGGTTGTATCCGAACTCCGAATAGTAGCAGTCCTCGCCGGGTGGGAAGTGGGGTTCCAAATTTCGTTTTGCCCATTCGATCGTTTCCTCTGGTTCCCATGTCCGGTCCGGTTCTTCCAACATTTCGTCGAACAGCGTCTTCCCCTCGGGGGATTCTTCTAATCGCGTGTTCAAGAACATTTTTCCACCCTCTGGGAGGGAATGCGGAAGTCCGGAGGTGTGACCGAGGAGATGACGGATGCGGATATCGCCGGTGTAGTCTGTCCCGTCGATAGTGTGAAGATTATCGAGAATCGACTCCGATAGATACTCCGAGATCGGGTCGTCGAAACTGAGCCGGCCGTCGTCGGATAACATGGCCACGAGTGTCGAGGTGAAGGTCTTGCCGATGCTGGCGGCGTAGTATGGTTGCTTTGGAGAGGCCTCGACGTCTCCCGTCTGCCCCGTGGCCATATTCCAATGTAGGTCACGGCTGTCGGAATGTACCAACAAGTACGCAGAGTGGAGGTCAGAGTTGTCTTCGACGGCAGATTGTAATCTGGATTCCAGACGAGATTTGGCTTCGTTGCGCTCCATAACACTCGAATATACGGTTTTAGAGATATTAAATGGCGGTATCGCTCCCGACTCCTAAGAATGGCTTCTACAAGAAATCGTACTTCGAGAGGTTCTCAGGAATGTCGGGATAGGAGTGGTAGCTTGGACAGTGACCGGTCCCGACGAAAACGAGGTGATCTTGGAACTCTGCCAGAGTATTCCTAGTAGAAGGATAGTTTCATACAGGATTATCCTTTGGATCCAACGATAGAGAGCACTCTGTAGTGACCGTTCAGAGTGGTCTTTGAGAGATTCGCCGCCGTTGATGAGATGTCGGACACTTTGATGACCGCGGATTCTCACCACGGTCGATGACATACTCCTTGAGAGTTCACCCGCTCGTTCGTAGTGCGTTACCGTGATGGACCGTCGTATCGCCCCATTCCGGCGTGGAGATGGCCATCGAGCTGCGTCCATCCCTGGCGGTCGTCCGCGTAGATTGCCGGGGTGGTGCCCGCCTCGAACGTGTTGAAGCTGTTCGAGAGCCAGAATCCCCACTCGTTCCAGGCTTCGAATCGGAATTCGTCGATGGTAACGATCGCTTCGGTTGGCGTGTCGTACGTGGCTGCGGCGACAGTCGTGAACCTCCAGCACGCGTCGGAATCGTCCCACGCATACTCACAACTGGTCGAAGAGACATTGCCGAGCGGTGCGAGGAACGACGCGTTCCCGATCGGATATCGCGTTTCGATGTCGTGGCCGACTGACTGTTGCCATGCAATCGAATACCTGGTCGGGTCAGGGGAGAGCTCTTTGTTGGTCATGTTCGCAGGAATCTCGTCGGGACCAATTTGTTCCCGGTCGATTACCGAGCCGTTCGGGTCGTACGTCCAGAGGATGTAGCGATCCTCACCGACGAGGCGATCAACGTGGAGACGGAGCATCGAACCGTGGGCGGTCTGGACGATGGCTGCATCCCAGTTCGTCAGCTCTGTGCCGTTGTCGTCGTAGATCCACAGGTTCGATGCGGCGTCAGCTTCCACGTCCCCGCCGGCAGGAAACGGGAGATGGAACGTGGCATTCTCGATCGTGGTATTCGTGCTAATAGACGTCGTGTAGGAGTACGTGGACGTGTGGGAGTACGCGAAATCCGGTGGGAAGAAGAGAAAGCTGACGGCTACGACCGGCACGAGAATGACGAGGACCGCGAGTGCGAGAACGAGAAGTTGCTTCGATGAAACCATACAACGAATACGTTTGTATAAACTATAATACTATTGTGACGCCGGATAGCATTCAACAGCATTCTGAGGGCTGCGAGTTCGCGATTGCACGATGATTTGTATGTCAACATTATGACGACGTTGAGATACCGCCCGTCGTCAACCGAGGTTTGCATACGAGGACATCATCGTTCTTGTTCAGAACGTTGATCGTGGAGAGATCGCTTGACAATCACTACATAGAAGGCGATCCGCGCTGAGCTCCCTTGTCACTGGTATAGAGGTCAGTTGAGCGATTTCGTCGAAATGGAGAACACAATATCAACGACCTGCTCCACATGATCTGAGGGTGTCATGGGACGATTACAACACCAGAGAGGTGATTGTGGAAGAGGTGTGTATAGTAAGAAGTCTTATTAGACGCCTATAGAATATGCTTTCGTCCCAAGATGAGCATGTTCACTAATTCCCCCAATTAACAAAAGTCAGCTAGTGGATCACTCTGCTCATGATAATCGTCGATTCCACCGTGTTCGTCGCTGGATTCACCATTATCCACACGATCGCGTACACCGTCGCGGGAATGATCGAACTACAATTCGCTGACTATATATACGGTGAAGAGGAGCGCCGGGTCGATTTCGTCCGAGATATGACAATCCCCGAAGAATCGAGGCGAATTGGCCTCGTGTTCCTTCCGGCACAATTGGTGCGGGGCGTTCTCATGGCGATCGTATTGCTGCCGTTGCTCAACGCGATGGGCGAGCTCACGTACGTCATTCGAGTTACGTTTCTAGCAGGGCTGATGTTCGTGTACGCTGACCTCGCCTCTGCAGTTCCGTTTCCTAATACCATCGAGGGCCTCGTATATTTGGAAAAAGAATACATCAGCCGCGACGCGTTTCTCACGATTCAGTTTGAGGCCGTAATGTATAGCCTGCTGTTCGGACTCACAGCCGGGTGGATCCTGTTCTGATAAGGGTGTATAGCAGAGTCTTGGAAGGACTCTCATATCGTGGTCACGGTGTTTCCCAAGATAGCCCCCACGCTCGAAATTGGCGATTGCGATGATCAAACGAGGACACAGAGCAAGGAATACCTGTGTTTGGGCGTGGATACGGCATCGGGCGCGGCTGCGCCGTGGGCGCAGTCATTAACTGCCTTGTTAGTACGTTTGTCCAGACCGATGTTTTCGTGCCGCCTCAATCGTCGATTGCCTCAGATGTATTTCTTCACTATGACAATTGATCTGGTTTATCGACTCAATATTCGGTGAATTGTAGGGTTGCTAGGTGCATGCCAACTCAGCTTTCACCCTGCTTTTTGGTTTTATAACCGTTCTATGTCGTCCTATAGTGCGGGTTCTCAAACTCGAATCCCTTGCGGGGGTGGAAAATCGGGGTACTTCTCGTTCAGACTGGTTGTGTTGCTGCTCAGGCGTGCGGATGGGTGGCAGAGGTATCAGGTGGGATGGCTCGGATGAATCGAGTCACTAGAGTGAGGCCAGTGAGACTCAGGAGAGCGAACAGCACGATCTGGGGAAGCGGGACGGATTGGCCGTTCTGGAGCATGAATACAATCATAGCGAGGACCGCGAGGCCGAGCGTGGTGCCCTTCACGAGGAGGACGTCGGTGAAGACGTACCCCCACGCTCGGTGCTTCCAGAGGTACGCCGCCGAGAGAGCGAATGATGGAACGACGACGCCGAGATCAAGTGACTGGATAACGGGAACCGGGAGCGTCGTCTCGGCGATGCTCGGGGGTCTGGTTCCGGCGAGACTCGCCGGACCGACCTCACCGAGCCACAACAGCGCCATGAGTCCGGCGACGAGAAGCTGGAATGCGACGTAGCCACGGAGTGATCCTCTGTGAGCATAATACAGAGCCACGGTAAGTGTGGGGACAGCAACGATGAATGTCAGTAGGTCCTGTCCGTACAGCTGTGGGAGGTGGACCTCAGCGTCCCGGTAGAAACTCGGGACAAACAGGCAATACCAGTCGCTACAACCGAAAGCACGATGATGAGCATCGACGACACCACATACGGCCGAGAGAGTCGTTGGGAGGGTGGCGTGGCGGTCATATCTCTGGATTTTCTGTACTGTCCGGAGTGACGCCAAGGCGACCTTCGACAAACGCCGCGACATCCGCTGCAAACGCATCGACCGCATCCCAGTCGGTGAATTCAACGTCACCGTTCGACCTCCGCTCTTCGTCGAGCAGATCCTTTGCGATCTGTTTCATCATGAGACGCCTGAGGAATCCATACTCTGAGAACCGAAGCGCGCCGCCGAACTGCCCGATTCGATCCGGATGCCACCCGGTTTCGGTGATGAATGACTCGACGTATCCGGCAGCTTCTTCCCGCTTCTCCTCGGTTGCTGAGGACAGCGAGACCTGGCGGAAGGCTGTCGGCATCTCTGCCAGAGCGTCTCGAGTTTCGGTGACGAAGTCGCGAATCGCGTCCTGATGCTTGCCGACGTGGATCGTTGCGCCCACGACGTCGGCGTCGTATTCGTCCAAGGTGAACGAGTCCGGTCGATTACGTACGTCGAGCGCGCTCGCCTCGTGACCGCGCTCGCTGAGCGTCGCCACAATTCGATCTGCGACCTTCGCTGTTTGGCCTTCACCCGTCCCGTAGAGTATCAGAAAGGAGCTCACACGTTCTCACACCTCAAGACGGTGTTCGACGCACCAGTAGATAAATTCTGGTCGAACTTGCAATTCCGTCCAAGTTACGGTGTGACGGGGCGTTAGTACGTACCGGGATAATTCAGAATTCGCAGTAGGCGTTCAACGTTGGTCCGTGTTCACTCGTCAGGGTCCGAATCAGTTTCCGGTGGGAGACCGGCATCTTGTGGGGTTGGCGGGTCACGATCCGCGAGGCGGTTCCCGCCGTAGACGACGATTAGGAGGAGCGCGACCAGCACGAGTGGGACTGCCCCGGTGACTTCGGCGAGCAGGTTCAGCCAGGGGTCTGGCACACCGTTCGGGAGGAGTGCCTCTGGATCGGCGGGGTGGTAGATCCCCATCGAGTTCACGCCGGCGTGGAACACCGCGACGGCCAGGACGCTTCCACCGGTGCTGTTGTACATCCACGTCCAGAGAACCGAGCCCGCCAGGATGGAGACCATCCAGAGGAGTTGCTGGGAGAGCGGCCACCCGCCGTGGGTGGTCGTCGCGTTCAGGAACAGTGGGAGGTGCCAGGCGGCCCACGTGACGCCCACGATGGCACTCGACACCAGCGCGCTGTAGGAGTCCTGCAGGATAGGCAGCATAAAGCCACGCCAGCCGAGATCCTCTTGGCCCCCACCCCACACTGTCCCCCACGCCATTGCGAATAGGTAAATGAATGGTGACTCGAACTCGGTCAGGTCGATCGGACCTCCGGCTACGACGAACAGTAGGACGCCCAGCAAGAGGATCATCAACGGGAGTCCGAACGCGAGCGCCCACCATTTCACACCGATCCGCCATTTGAACATCTGGCCGACCCACCTGCGGAGGCTCCCACCGGAGGCCCAGATGACTACCGCCGCGCCGATCGGCGGACCGAATCCGCCGAAGCCGATCAGGATCGAGTGGGTCCAGGAGGCTTCCATGCCCGAATACGCGAGCGCCCCCTGGATCGTCCAGGTGAACGCATACGCGATTGCGACGAAGCTCAGGAGGCGATGTTGATCGATCCACATGCGGACATTAGACATACCAACGAGTGGGATCACATCGCAGTTAATGGTACGCCCAGTTGCCGAGTTTTCGGCACCACACTCTTCTCAACACGTCTCGAATCCACTCGTATGCCCGACAACGTTCTCGTCGCCTTCGACGGTTCCCCGCTTTCTGAGCGTGCGCTCACCTACACTCTCGAAAACTTCCCGGACGCCACCATCACCACACTGTACGTTATCAATCCGATTGACTCGGTAATCGATGTGGAGGCTGGTGGCTTGCCAGTCGCTGAGGATTGGTACGACAACGCCCAGGAACGCGCTACCAACATTCACACGACAGCTACAGATCTCGCGGCAGAGTATGGCATTGACCTCCAGACGGCCACAGAAGTCGGTAGGCCAGCGCGTACAATCCTCGAATATGCCAGCGACCACGGGATCGACCAGATCGTTCTGGGTAGCCACGGCCGGTCAGGAATCGACCGGACGCTCCTCGGAAGCGTCGCCGAGACAGTCACCCGCCGAGCACGGATTCCGGTGACGATTATTGGATGATCTCTTCTACTAACGGTCCAGCATCCAGAGGCGTTCTGAGGGTGCTGTGGGTTGATCTATGTAGTCCGACGAATGTCGCTAGAATATCTAAAACGTGAAATCTACCCAACCCATAGGTCCCGAGAACGTGGCCGTTACTGAATCTCCGTTTCCCTCGACGTATTCTGTTCGAATTGAACGGCGGGGAGGTCGTGGTAAAGCGGGAGCGCGGGCACTAGAACGACATCTACAGAGTCTATCCGGCGTACACGACGTCGATGTTTCGTTTCGAACGGAGAGTGCTCGGATCACCTACGACGGGAGCGTCACCTCGGAAGCAACGATTCGAGACGCGATTCGCGATCGTAACATCTCGATCCAGGACGACCCCGATACTACAACGGATGACGTGAGCACCCGCTCGGAACTCCGACGGGAGGCGGTGTTCGTCGGCCTGACGCTGCTCGGGATGGTGACTGGCCTCGCAACAGGATGGCTTAGGGGACCGGGACTGCTTATGTGGGCCGGTTACGGTGTCGCATACAGCTTCGGTGGGTGGTACGGACTCAAAGGCGCGATCGAGACGCTCCGGCACCGTGCAGTCGACATCGACCTCCTGATGATCGTCGCCGCGCTTGGCGCCCTCTCGATTGGTGCACCGTTCGAGGGGGCGATGCTGCTGTTCCTGTTCTCGCTGTCGAACACGCTCCAGCACTACGCCATCGGACGTTCCCGCCGGGCGATCAAGTCGCTCGTCGAGATGCGACCGGACGAGGCACAGGTTCTCCGCGACGGTGAGGAGGTCACGGTGCTTATCGACGAGGTTGCTGTCGGTGACGTATTCGTCGTGCGGCCCGGCGACAGGATTCCGCTTGACGGCGTCGTCGCGTCCGGCGAGGGGACGGTCGATCAGGCCTCGCTCACTGGGGAATCCGTCCCGGTACCGAAGGGACCCGGCGACGAGGTGTTCGGCGGGACGATCAACGAGAGCGGCAGCCTGGAGATCGAGGTCACGCGGCAGGCCCACGAGTCGGCGATCAGCCGGCTCATCCACATGGTCGAGCGCGCCCAGAGCGAGAAGGCGCCGACACAGCGGCTCATCGACCGCCTCGAACAGCCGTACGTCCTCGGCGTGTTCGCGCTCACGATCGCGGCGATCGCCACCCCGCTCGCGCTCGGAAGCGAGTTCACCAGCACGTTCTACCGCGCGATGACCCTGATGGTCGCCGCGTCGCCGTGTGCAGTCATTATTTCCACGCCAGCAGCGGTGCTGTCGGCAATTGCCTCCGGTGGCCGGCAGGGCGTTTTGTTCAAGGGCGGTGAGCACGTCGAAACGGCCGCAAACGTCGACGCCGTTGCGTTCGACAAGACGGGCACGCTCACACGGGGTGAGACACAGCTGACAGACGTGTTCGTCCGTGACGGCCTCGCGGACGAGTCGCTGACTGCCGACGAGCTGCTCTCGCTCGTGGCCGCCGTCCAGGCCCGCTCGGAGCACCACCTCGCTCGTGCGACCGTCTCGGAAGCCGAAGACCGCGCACTCGACGTTCCCGACGCGCGGCGGTTTCAGTCAAACGCCGGGAAAGGGGTCCATGCCGACGTCGACGACGGGACCATCCACATCGGGAATCGCAGTTACGTCAAGACGGTTCTCGAAGACGCTGCG encodes:
- a CDS encoding CPBP family glutamic-type intramembrane protease; translated protein: MPSRSHAVAVDDWSARATLLGYTALTYAISWSLWGVWAISETGSTPPGTLLFGGGLEEPGRRGYLLPAHQEAYSPLTAGLLVGVVWAGWHLPLVFIPGTIQHTLPLGLYLFQLVELSILLTWLTNWVDGRILPAILLHAGANALLNYYPVGGAAGATTPLGFGLLVMMLAIAVVALAISAGQSLGVARPAR
- a CDS encoding YqjF family protein is translated as MVTSIHMGWRHVLFANWPVDPDLLDPHLPSSLTVDTYDDDAWLSVVPFTNVDVHPTWVPDGCGFPLPELNLRTYVTQGGHDGVYFFSLDAQGTIGVVGARLFHHLPYYYARCSLTEVNGDVWFRSRRLHPGARPVHFEGTYGPSSPALDVQSGSLEAFLTERYRYYTEAQDGSLRYAAIDHESWPLYEADPAIETNTLFEANGFAHPETEPVHYYSPGVTTIASPNRRV
- a CDS encoding bactofilin family protein — protein: MSPTEAIPLLIVVLLMISIGGGDIQEMSVTFQGENDVDSLADVHVVAGGTTTVPGDAIVEGDVYVIGGTAAIDGTVDGDVTLLNGNLSVRDGATVSGTVQTYSGSAAVNSDASVGQISRFEAPTPSSSPAQRVGGFLLQFLLLGAFGWWLVERHPLVIENVGAAITEHALVSGVVGSLGTTTLLVLFVYMAFTLILLPLAIIGLFAEFLVILYGQAVFGYLIGTRFPIERDGVATLAGIAVFLLGLELFGLVPYLGGIAQLAVAVVGVGAVLNTYFGLQRFEPVTIPGGT
- a CDS encoding MFS transporter, translating into MELGTHIRKQRWTTVSGYGIFIALMVAGYYYNITFVQLGLIDLGTRLVGLSETAVSMWMAALALCTLVVAVTTGVTMDRHGWSTDLRTKLRLLLGVVCVQFVLTLVAPIIRTMPAFGAWIILASIGLGIGFPVSFSLAIDLVPVPDRGYVAAAITAIAYFFANVIPLSWSIDVFSQLMVVAMAPGIVVLAVLSFVRVDRLDAILDALGTQYETYGTGRFCHRNPIRARSLAFVVPVVLMFGVFFIDSLGFLRIIDTSSLLLSSWQSPNLSTRLFIAVAHVVGAVMAGVVYANYSLSRVFLWTFALFALTHIMYTSDLRIVEVFPTIAGSGTSPLNPALYAIAVSFYTTLNFALWPDLSTPETIGTHSAIGIGVAGWLATFSSTALALYFQAADLTLLSHLNVVQALSLLLLFGLAVGLYARRMVELARENGGASV
- a CDS encoding CPBP family intramembrane glutamic endopeptidase translates to MSPSDRTASFAKRFGVTLLAGTPGILALSGYIYLTTPPTAVPAGLSLPLLAVSAGVNSLLLLAVACLVGTYTAPRVELPSYLIDWVKTGDDFWRRLRPEVRLAVGFGVIGGLLILLLDVALAPFVAQDLPQSASGVTDVTMMNVIAYAQVRFLYGGITEELLLRYGLMSGLAFIGWVLSGRPSDGPGSGVMWVAIVISAVLFGIGHLPALAQSVDLTPALVARTILLNAIAGVLFGWLYWQRSLEAAMVAHAAFHVPLVTLSLVQVTLL
- a CDS encoding serine hydrolase domain-containing protein, which encodes MATGQTGDVEASPKQPYYAASIGKTFTSTLVAMLSDDGRLSFDDPISEYLSESILDNLHTIDGTDYTGDIRIRHLLGHTSGLPHSLPEGGKMFLNTRLEESPEGKTLFDEMLEEPDRTWEPEETIEWAKRNLEPHFPPGEDCYYSEFGYNLLGLIIESVTGQPYHEALEEFLFDPLEMEHSYLPPFSEPAVDSGLPPAPFYIDEKKIDVDDVPSLSAFYAGGQTVNTAEELFRFHQALVEGELVSEETLQEMLQWNKLWQGIDYGYGVVRIRPLPFLKRFHSWGGLGASSAFMVYNPTIDVYLIGTFNQWSYMRKSMMFLFQTLRSISKVE
- a CDS encoding flavodoxin domain-containing protein; this translates as MSSFLILYGTGEGQTAKVADRIVATLSERGHEASALDVRNRPDSFTLDEYDADVVGATIHVGKHQDAIRDFVTETRDALAEMPTAFRQVSLSSATEEKREEAAGYVESFITETGWHPDRIGQFGGALRFSEYGFLRRLMMKQIAKDLLDEERRSNGDVEFTDWDAVDAFAADVAAFVEGRLGVTPDSTENPEI